In a single window of the Prochlorococcus marinus XMU1412 genome:
- a CDS encoding DUF2973 domain-containing protein — translation MTILFPIIYSAALTYLVWKAFKVMSNGWGISDNKNQRLSTSSFKQKKYTIHPELLDKSGNITEEELLTVRFSNDNDSTLEEKGSTTD, via the coding sequence ATGACTATCCTATTTCCAATAATATATTCTGCAGCCTTAACTTATTTAGTTTGGAAAGCATTTAAAGTTATGTCTAATGGCTGGGGTATATCCGATAATAAAAATCAACGATTGAGTACTTCCAGTTTTAAACAAAAAAAGTACACAATACATCCAGAACTTTTAGATAAATCAGGAAATATAACAGAAGAGGAGCTACTAACAGTGAGATTTTCTAATGACAATGACTCTACATTAGAAGAAAAAGGTTCAACAACTGATTAA